In Gammaproteobacteria bacterium, one genomic interval encodes:
- the tatA gene encoding twin-arginine translocase TatA/TatE family subunit: MGFGGISGWQLLVVLLLALVIFGTSRIRNLGSDLGSAIKGFRKAVADPDKADPDKLARNDAEFSETDTGAKSKEKDAPKA, translated from the coding sequence ATGGGATTTGGCGGAATCAGCGGCTGGCAGCTACTGGTAGTGCTGCTGCTCGCCTTGGTGATATTTGGCACCTCGCGGATCCGGAACCTCGGCAGTGACCTGGGCTCCGCCATCAAGGGATTCCGCAAGGCCGTTGCCGACCCGGACAAGGCCGATCCGGACAAGCTGGCCCGCAACGACGCGGAGTTCAGCGAGACCGACACCGGCGCGAAGAGCAAGGAGAAGGACGCGCCCAAGGCCTGA
- a CDS encoding hotdog fold thioesterase — MLGHLGVEIVEIGDDYLRARMPVDYRTQQPFGLLHGGASAVLAESVGSWSSYLTMPPGEYQVLGLEINVSHLRPARSGYVYGTARPVRLGSVVHVWDIRITDEAEVLLSISRLATSVRRLKRPNA; from the coding sequence ATGCTGGGACATCTGGGCGTGGAGATTGTCGAGATCGGCGACGACTACCTGCGCGCCCGCATGCCCGTGGACTACCGCACCCAGCAGCCGTTCGGGTTGCTGCACGGCGGCGCCTCGGCGGTCCTGGCGGAATCGGTCGGAAGCTGGTCGTCCTACCTCACCATGCCTCCCGGCGAATACCAGGTCCTCGGCCTGGAAATAAACGTCAGCCACCTGCGCCCGGCGAGATCGGGTTACGTGTACGGCACCGCCCGCCCGGTGCGGCTCGGCAGCGTGGTCCACGTCTGGGACATACGGATCACCGACGAAGCGGAAGTTTTGCTGAGCATTTCCAGACTGGCGACCTCCGTTCGCCGGCTGAAGCGGCCGAACGCGTGA
- a CDS encoding PaaI family thioesterase produces MRFRLEEEGGEQICRAEFKPGPTHVGYSEMLHGGILYSLLDDVMANWSFLQGLRAHTARCEIRYRDAVPMGVGLKLEGRLLRRRGRMMEMEGKAFRDDNGALAATARARFMSAGAPRHDSSSTA; encoded by the coding sequence GTGCGTTTCCGCCTGGAGGAGGAAGGCGGCGAGCAGATCTGTCGCGCGGAATTCAAGCCGGGGCCGACGCATGTGGGCTACAGCGAAATGCTCCATGGAGGCATCCTCTATTCGCTGCTGGACGACGTCATGGCCAACTGGAGTTTCCTGCAGGGCCTGCGCGCCCACACGGCGCGCTGCGAGATCCGTTACCGCGACGCGGTGCCGATGGGAGTCGGCCTGAAGCTCGAAGGCCGGCTGCTGCGCCGCCGCGGCCGCATGATGGAAATGGAGGGCAAGGCCTTCCGCGACGACAACGGCGCACTCGCGGCGACCGCCCGGGCGCGCTTCATGTCGGCCGGCGCCCCCCGCCACGACTCGTCTTCCACAGCCTGA
- the argH gene encoding argininosuccinate lyase, with translation MRNAGRAQHRCALRGGAGGGEIMTRLWDKGGKLDETVLRYTAGEDHILDARLVEYDVKASIAHAGMLHAAGYLTEGDHAAIVEGLGELAAGHAAGAWAISLEEEDVHTALERRLVARIGDAGARVHLGRSRNDQVLAALRLYLKDAASSLRNAAEEVATALDDLGESQGGLPLPGYTHMQQAMPSSVALWAGAYASELRDDAAGLRSAVRRLDRNPLGSAAGFGAPGLKLDRERTRKALGFAEVHEPVTAVQLSRGKAEAGLAFECALLVQDLGRLSGDLLLFYTQEFALVDLAPEVTTGSSIMPQKRNADALELVRAAGATARASLLEILGIPASLPSGYQRDLQRIKAPLFRVVDLAGESCEVVCRIVRALRFNPERCGELTSARGLHAAERANRLAVERGLSFREAYRQVAEQEKE, from the coding sequence ATGCGGAACGCTGGTCGTGCGCAGCATCGATGCGCTCTCCGCGGCGGAGCAGGAGGCGGCGAAATAATGACGCGCCTGTGGGACAAGGGCGGCAAGCTGGACGAAACGGTCCTGCGCTACACGGCCGGCGAGGACCACATCCTGGACGCGCGCCTGGTCGAGTACGACGTGAAGGCCTCGATCGCGCACGCCGGCATGTTGCACGCGGCAGGCTACCTGACGGAGGGGGATCACGCCGCGATCGTCGAAGGTCTGGGCGAACTTGCCGCCGGTCACGCGGCCGGGGCCTGGGCCATTTCGCTCGAAGAAGAAGACGTGCATACGGCCCTTGAGCGGCGCCTTGTAGCGCGGATCGGCGACGCCGGCGCCCGCGTGCACCTAGGACGTTCGCGCAACGACCAGGTGCTGGCGGCGTTGCGCCTGTATCTCAAGGACGCCGCTTCATCCCTGCGGAATGCCGCCGAAGAGGTTGCCACAGCGCTGGACGATCTCGGTGAGAGTCAGGGCGGTTTGCCGTTGCCCGGTTACACGCACATGCAGCAGGCCATGCCGAGCAGCGTGGCTCTGTGGGCGGGCGCCTATGCCTCGGAACTGCGCGACGACGCGGCCGGCCTTCGGTCCGCCGTGCGCCGACTGGACCGCAACCCGCTGGGCAGCGCCGCGGGCTTCGGCGCGCCCGGGCTGAAGCTCGATCGTGAACGCACCCGCAAGGCCCTTGGTTTTGCCGAAGTGCATGAGCCGGTCACGGCCGTGCAGCTGTCGCGCGGCAAGGCCGAAGCCGGGCTGGCGTTCGAATGCGCGCTTCTGGTCCAGGACCTGGGCCGGCTGTCGGGCGACCTCCTGTTGTTTTACACGCAGGAGTTTGCGCTCGTTGACCTGGCGCCGGAAGTGACCACCGGTTCGTCCATCATGCCCCAGAAGCGCAACGCCGACGCCCTGGAGCTGGTGCGCGCCGCCGGCGCCACCGCGCGCGCTTCACTGCTGGAAATCCTTGGCATACCTGCATCACTGCCCTCCGGTTATCAGCGCGACCTGCAGCGCATCAAGGCGCCACTTTTCCGCGTGGTCGATCTTGCCGGCGAAAGCTGCGAAGTCGTTTGCCGTATAGTGCGCGCTTTGCGCTTCAACCCGGAGCGTTGCGGGGAGCTGACGTCCGCCCGGGGTCTGCACGCCGCCGAGCGCGCCAACCGGCTGGCGGTCGAGCGGGGATTGAGTTTTCGCGAAGCGTACCGGCAGGTGGCGGAGCAGGAGAAAGAGTGA
- a CDS encoding HIT family protein, whose amino-acid sequence MTYDSGNIFARILAGEAKSHRVYDDEHVLAIMDVMPRADGHTLVLPKAPCADFHTLPADAVPGVFAATQKLADAVKQAFGADGVLVIVRNGSAAGQVVFHMHVHVIPCRQGQPVKRPGHALADDEVLADHARLIREALSRQAAE is encoded by the coding sequence ATGACTTACGATTCCGGCAACATCTTCGCGCGCATTCTGGCCGGTGAGGCCAAATCCCACCGCGTTTACGACGACGAGCATGTCCTGGCGATCATGGACGTCATGCCGCGCGCCGACGGCCATACGCTGGTGCTGCCCAAGGCGCCGTGCGCGGATTTTCACACGCTTCCCGCGGATGCCGTGCCCGGCGTGTTTGCGGCCACTCAGAAGCTCGCGGACGCCGTCAAGCAGGCGTTCGGGGCGGACGGCGTTCTGGTCATCGTGCGCAACGGCTCCGCTGCCGGCCAGGTCGTCTTCCACATGCACGTGCACGTCATTCCCTGCCGTCAGGGTCAGCCCGTGAAGCGGCCGGGACACGCGCTGGCCGATGACGAAGTTCTCGCGGATCACGCCCGGCTGATTCGCGAGGCGCTGTCCCGGCAGGCGGCGGAATAG
- a CDS encoding oligopeptide transporter, OPT family produces MPQLTVKAIVTGVLLSIILSWANAYIGLFAGLTVSASIPAAVLSMAVLSLFKRSNILEHNIVQTAASAGESLAAGVIFTLPALLILNYWDVFDYWWVSVIAGVGGLLGVMYTIPLRHSLIVSENLAFPEGQATAQVLKAGQERGGEVRFLALGAGLGALLKLSETGLKLWDGIAQAAARVGDSIAYAGSNLSPALVGVGYIVGINIASLVLLGGLFSWNVALPVFGAFYLENNPEFAAAVAGMSAADAAFAIWSTQIRYLGVGAMITGGLWAIVSLRGSLVEAFRRGFGKSAATTAMAETDRDTPMRIVLSGVAVMAVFMWFIYYNVVDSAGISLAMTLLMVTTGFLFSAVAAYMAGLVGSSNNPVSGVTIATILFSSLLMLWLVGREDANAPAAVIMIGAVVCCAAAIGGDNMQDLKAGRIVGSTPYKQQVMQVVGVVSATFLLAPILNVLLTAYGIGPATSEQPDSLQAPQATLMASVAAGVLGDAELPWNMIATGAAVGVLIIVCDEVLKARKAGFRMPVLAVAVGIYLPVELAVPIFLGGLLSYLAKRARGGEAARSGSLLAAGLITGEALLGIFIAVVIVATGDKAPLALPFSAGSWLGMLALAAVAVLLYRAGARGNAAGSS; encoded by the coding sequence ATGCCGCAATTGACGGTCAAGGCGATAGTAACCGGTGTGCTGCTGTCGATCATTCTTTCCTGGGCCAACGCTTATATCGGACTTTTCGCGGGACTTACGGTCTCGGCATCGATTCCCGCCGCGGTGCTGTCCATGGCCGTTCTGAGCCTGTTCAAGCGCAGCAACATACTTGAGCACAACATCGTGCAGACCGCCGCCTCCGCGGGCGAGTCGCTGGCGGCCGGAGTGATCTTCACGCTGCCGGCGTTGCTGATACTCAACTACTGGGACGTGTTCGACTATTGGTGGGTAAGCGTGATCGCCGGTGTCGGGGGCCTCCTGGGGGTGATGTACACCATTCCGCTGCGTCATTCGCTGATCGTTTCCGAGAACCTGGCCTTCCCGGAAGGCCAGGCAACGGCGCAGGTGCTCAAGGCGGGGCAGGAGCGCGGCGGAGAGGTGCGCTTCCTGGCACTGGGCGCCGGCCTGGGCGCGCTGCTCAAGCTGTCCGAGACCGGATTGAAGCTCTGGGACGGAATCGCTCAGGCGGCTGCGCGCGTCGGCGATAGCATCGCCTACGCGGGATCGAACCTGTCGCCGGCCCTGGTCGGCGTCGGCTACATCGTGGGAATCAATATCGCCAGCCTGGTCCTGCTAGGTGGCCTGTTCTCGTGGAACGTCGCCCTGCCCGTGTTCGGCGCCTTCTATCTGGAAAACAACCCCGAATTCGCTGCAGCCGTTGCCGGCATGTCCGCCGCGGATGCGGCCTTCGCGATCTGGAGCACGCAGATTCGCTACCTTGGCGTGGGCGCAATGATCACGGGCGGCCTCTGGGCGATTGTCTCGCTGCGCGGTTCGCTGGTGGAAGCCTTCCGGCGGGGCTTCGGGAAGTCCGCCGCGACGACCGCCATGGCGGAGACCGATCGCGACACGCCGATGCGCATCGTGCTGAGCGGCGTGGCGGTCATGGCTGTGTTCATGTGGTTCATCTACTACAACGTGGTGGACAGCGCCGGCATTTCGCTGGCCATGACCCTGCTGATGGTCACGACCGGCTTCCTGTTCTCGGCGGTAGCCGCGTACATGGCCGGACTGGTCGGGTCCTCGAACAACCCCGTATCGGGAGTCACCATCGCCACCATCCTGTTTTCCTCGCTGCTGATGCTGTGGCTGGTCGGAAGGGAAGACGCCAACGCGCCCGCGGCCGTGATCATGATCGGGGCCGTGGTGTGCTGCGCGGCGGCCATCGGCGGAGACAACATGCAGGACCTGAAGGCGGGCCGGATCGTCGGCTCCACGCCGTACAAGCAGCAGGTCATGCAGGTCGTGGGCGTCGTATCGGCCACCTTCCTGCTGGCGCCGATACTGAACGTGCTGCTCACCGCCTACGGCATCGGCCCGGCAACCAGCGAGCAGCCCGACTCTCTGCAGGCGCCCCAGGCCACGCTGATGGCATCCGTGGCTGCCGGGGTGCTCGGCGACGCCGAACTTCCCTGGAACATGATCGCCACTGGCGCCGCCGTGGGCGTGCTGATCATCGTCTGCGACGAAGTGCTGAAGGCGCGCAAGGCGGGCTTCCGCATGCCGGTGCTTGCGGTCGCGGTGGGAATCTATCTGCCGGTCGAACTGGCGGTTCCCATCTTCCTGGGCGGTTTGCTGTCCTACCTTGCCAAACGCGCGCGAGGCGGGGAAGCCGCCCGTTCCGGTTCGCTGCTCGCCGCGGGCCTGATCACCGGCGAGGCGCTGCTTGGCATTTTCATCGCCGTCGTGATCGTCGCGACCGGCGACAAGGCGCCGCTGGCGCTGCCGTTCTCGGCCGGATCCTGGCTCGGCATGCTGGCGCTTGCGGCCGTGGCGGTGCTGCTGTATCGTGCCGGCGCCCGCGGGAACGCGGCCGGCTCAAGCTGA
- a CDS encoding DUF1330 domain-containing protein yields the protein MSHYLVAVCHITNFNDNMKKYAQLSAELVAKNGGEYVIRGPSEEDVEGDKLAGCYLIVSRFPTREQLDAFWKGDEYRNNVRPLRAGTGKYDIAIYPAAA from the coding sequence ATGTCCCACTACCTCGTTGCCGTGTGCCACATCACCAACTTCAACGACAACATGAAGAAATACGCCCAGCTCTCCGCCGAGCTCGTGGCGAAGAACGGCGGTGAATACGTTATCCGTGGCCCGTCGGAAGAAGACGTCGAGGGCGACAAGCTGGCCGGCTGCTACCTGATCGTCAGCCGCTTCCCCACCCGAGAACAGCTCGATGCCTTCTGGAAGGGCGACGAGTACCGCAACAACGTGCGCCCGCTTCGCGCCGGCACCGGAAAGTACGACATCGCGATCTACCCCGCCGCCGCCTGA
- the tatB gene encoding twin-arginine translocase subunit TatB, with protein MFDIGFTELVLLAGLGLIVLGPQRLPKVAAQLGRWVGQARRMSRTLMYQLRQEVDLDDPRPFSARGTAGASAGAKPKTAQKEKGGEQKEKEAETAQESGKEKEAETAQESGKEDTEQSQSGE; from the coding sequence ATGTTTGATATCGGCTTTACGGAACTCGTGCTGCTGGCGGGCCTGGGCCTGATCGTCCTGGGGCCGCAGCGCCTGCCGAAAGTCGCCGCACAGCTCGGGCGCTGGGTGGGGCAGGCGAGGCGCATGTCGCGGACGCTGATGTACCAGTTGCGCCAGGAAGTGGATCTGGACGATCCGAGGCCGTTCTCGGCTCGTGGGACCGCCGGGGCGTCGGCCGGCGCGAAGCCGAAAACAGCGCAAAAGGAAAAGGGCGGCGAGCAGAAGGAAAAGGAAGCCGAAACCGCGCAGGAATCCGGCAAGGAAAAGGAAGCCGAAACCGCGCAAGAGTCCGGCAAGGAAGACACCGAACAAAGTCAGTCCGGTGAATAG
- the tatC gene encoding twin-arginine translocase subunit TatC: MKAAGAILVVFVGLVPFAQEVFTLVASPLMSQLPEGFTMVAIRPASPFLTPFKTAFFVALFTAMPVVIYQAWAFVAPGLYKREKKVALPLVLSSIFLFYAGAAFAYFVVFPLMFSFFAAATPEGVAMMTDIGEYLDFVVVLFFVFGLAFEVPIAILMLVGAGIVSPQSLGSKRPYILLGAFTLGMLVTPPDMISQTLLAIPMYLLYEIGILMARLMLKKSEPEAD; this comes from the coding sequence ATGAAGGCGGCCGGCGCGATACTGGTCGTTTTCGTTGGCCTGGTGCCCTTTGCCCAGGAAGTTTTCACGCTGGTAGCGTCGCCGCTGATGAGCCAGCTTCCCGAAGGATTCACGATGGTCGCCATCCGGCCGGCCTCGCCGTTTCTGACTCCCTTCAAGACGGCCTTTTTCGTGGCGCTGTTCACCGCCATGCCGGTGGTCATATACCAGGCCTGGGCCTTCGTGGCGCCGGGTCTGTACAAGCGCGAAAAGAAGGTGGCGCTGCCGCTGGTGCTCTCCAGCATATTCCTGTTCTACGCCGGAGCGGCTTTCGCCTACTTCGTCGTTTTCCCGCTCATGTTCAGTTTCTTTGCCGCCGCAACGCCCGAAGGCGTGGCCATGATGACCGATATCGGCGAATACCTGGACTTCGTGGTCGTGCTGTTCTTTGTTTTCGGGCTAGCCTTCGAGGTGCCGATCGCTATCCTCATGCTGGTGGGCGCGGGCATCGTCAGCCCGCAATCACTCGGCAGCAAACGGCCCTACATTCTGCTGGGGGCGTTCACGCTGGGAATGCTGGTGACTCCGCCCGACATGATCTCGCAGACGCTGCTGGCCATACCGATGTACCTGCTCTACGAGATCGGCATTCTGATGGCGCGGCTGATGCTCAAGAAAAGCGAACCTGAAGCCGATTGA
- a CDS encoding D-tyrosyl-tRNA(Tyr) deacylase: protein MIGLLQRVSRARVSVNGETSGEIGRGLLVLAAVERGDGDAQARRLAERIVGYRVFPDAGGRMNLSLKDVGGELLLVSQFTLAADTRKGTRPGFSKAAPPDVGRRLFDRLVAESKALGVRVATGVYGADMDVELVNSGPVTILLQAHPGAHPP, encoded by the coding sequence ATGATCGGGCTGCTGCAACGCGTCAGCCGCGCGCGAGTTAGCGTGAATGGCGAGACATCCGGTGAAATCGGCCGCGGCCTGCTGGTGCTGGCCGCCGTGGAACGGGGCGACGGCGATGCGCAGGCCAGGCGGTTGGCGGAGCGCATCGTGGGCTATCGCGTATTTCCGGACGCCGGCGGCCGGATGAACCTGAGCCTGAAGGACGTGGGCGGCGAACTGTTGCTGGTATCGCAGTTCACGCTCGCGGCCGACACGCGCAAGGGCACCCGGCCGGGGTTTTCGAAGGCGGCGCCGCCCGACGTGGGACGGCGGCTGTTCGACCGGCTGGTGGCCGAATCGAAAGCGCTGGGCGTGCGCGTGGCAACGGGCGTCTATGGCGCCGACATGGACGTCGAACTGGTCAACTCGGGGCCGGTAACCATTCTCCTGCAAGCCCATCCGGGCGCTCACCCACCGTAG